Below is a genomic region from Mesorhizobium sp. NZP2298.
CACCCTGCCGTCTACCGCGATCGCCGTCGTGCATCGTTCGGACGGTTCGGGCACCACCTTCAACTTCACCGACTACCTGGTGAAGCTCTCGCCCGACTGGAAGGACAAGGTCGGTTCCGACACCGCCGTCGAATGGCCGACGGGCGTTGGCGCCAAGGGCAGCGAAGGCGTTGCCAACACCGTCAAGCAGACCGACGGCGGCATCGGCTACGTCGAATACGCCTATGCGTCGCAGAACAACCTGTCCTATTCCAAAATGCTGAATGCTGCCGGCAAGGTCGTCGAGCCGTCGCTCGAATCCTTCGGTGCGGCAGCTTCGAATGCCGATTGGAAGGGTGCCAAGAACTTCAACGTCATCATCACCAACGAGCCGGGCGACACCACCTGGCCGATCGCGGCTTCCACCTGGGTTCTGATCCACAAGGCTCCGGACGACGCAGCCGCAACCGGCGACGCCCTGAAGTTCTTTGCCTGGGCCTACAAGGACGGCAAGGAAACCGCCAAGGCGCTCGACTATGTCTCGATCCCCGACAGCGTCGTCGACCTGATCAAGGCTTCGTGGAAGGCCGACATCCAGGCCGGCGGCAAGCCCGTCTACGCCGGCGAGTAACATCTTCCAAAGGAGCGCCGCGACCGTGGCGCTCCTTTCCCTTCAACCTGAAAGAGCCGAGCTTGACATGAGCGCTGTCCAGGAAGCCTTGCCAGCCGTCAGAGGTTCCCGCGATGCCATCGTTCGACGGTTCGCGCTGACCGACTCAATCTTCCACGCGACAACCCGCGCCGCCGCGATATTGGTGCTGGTCCTGCTTGGCGGGGTCGCGATCTCGCTGTTTGCCGGTTCCTGGCAAGCCCTGTCGACTTTCGGCTTTTCCTTCCTGACCAGCGAAAGCTGGAACCCGGTGACGGAGAAGTTCGGTGCTCTGGCCCCGATCTACGGCACCATCATCAC
It encodes:
- the pstS gene encoding phosphate ABC transporter substrate-binding protein PstS codes for the protein MRHFIRSAAVAIAMATASTFTLSAAMAADLSGAGSTFIYPVFAKWADTYKKDTGIGLNYQSIGSGGGIKQVIAKTVTFGATDKPMSDADLEKNGLVQFPMVMGGIVPIVNLTGVKPGELVLDGKTLAQIYLGAITTWDDAAIKALNPTLTLPSTAIAVVHRSDGSGTTFNFTDYLVKLSPDWKDKVGSDTAVEWPTGVGAKGSEGVANTVKQTDGGIGYVEYAYASQNNLSYSKMLNAAGKVVEPSLESFGAAASNADWKGAKNFNVIITNEPGDTTWPIAASTWVLIHKAPDDAAATGDALKFFAWAYKDGKETAKALDYVSIPDSVVDLIKASWKADIQAGGKPVYAGE